In Brassica rapa cultivar Chiifu-401-42 chromosome A06, CAAS_Brap_v3.01, whole genome shotgun sequence, a single window of DNA contains:
- the LOC103872755 gene encoding protein RADIALIS-like 5, with product MASSSMSSSWTSKQNKMFERALAVYDKDTPDRWQNVAKAVGSKSAEEVKRHYDILVEDIENIEQDLVPLPKYKTIDVGSKSRGINDFDLRLMKNMRIQ from the exons ATGGCCTCGAGTTCTATGAGCTCGTCTTGGACGTCTAAACAAAATAAGATGTTCGAGAGGGCTTTAGCCGTTTATGATAAAGACACTCCCGACCGTTGGCAAAACGTGGCCAAGGCCGTCGGAAGTAAATCGGCAGAGGAAGTCAAACGTCACTACGACATTCTCGTCGAAGATATTGAGAACATCGAACAAGACTTGGTCCCTTTGCCCAAATACAAGACCATCGATGTTGGAAGTAAATCACGAGGCATCAATGATTTTGATTTGAG GTTAATGAAGAATATGAGAATCCAGTGA